In bacterium, the DNA window CTACCGATTCAGGATTAAAAAAAATTTTATATCCTTTTTTCTTCATTCTGATGTCAAGGTCAATATCTTCTCCCGGCCACATTCCCTCTTTGAAGCCTCTCAGTTCAAGGAACGCCTCGCGCCTGTACATAACATTGCAGGACGGATTATGCGACACTTCAACCGGTCCCCGGAAACTATCTTTCTTCATATAATCGGTAAGAGAAACCGCTTTCCTGTACAATTTGAATATTCTTCTCTCAAAATCAGAGGCGTCAGGCGGTAATTTTTGTGTGCCGCCGCAGGAAACAGCTTCAGGTTTTTCAATGAATACCCTGTGCAATTCATAGAGCCAATTTTCGTCCGCAACACAGTCTGAGTCGGTAAAAGCCACAAATTCGGAGCCGCATTTTTTCACGGCGATATTACGTCCGCAGGAAGGCCCCTTATGTTCACTCGAAACGATCCTGACTTCAGGGTATTTTTCCCTTATAAAACTGCCCGAATCAAACGATAAGCCGTCATCAACCAGAATTACATCGAATCCAAGCCCCTTCTGGTTGAATACAGACTCCAGGCATTTCCCGATATATTCAGGGTATCCCTTTGCCGCTATTATCACTGATATTCCTTCAGCCATAAAAACCACGCGGGTACTGCAGTTTAATCATTGCCGGACTTCTTAAAAATGAATTTTATGTGGCGCCAGGCATCGGGCAGGGCTCTCAGTTTCGACTTCCCCTCACGGGGGAAATAATTCACGGGTACTTCTTCGATGGACATATGATTGTTTATCGCCTCCATGACCATTTCAGCCGCAAATTCCATCCCTTTGCATTTAAGATCCATCTTTTCATAAGCTCTTCTTGTAAAAGCCCTCATCCCGCAGTGAATGTCGGAAATTTTTGTCTTAAAAACCATCCTGTACAATCCGGAAAGCACCGGATTGCCGAAATACCTGTTAAAAAAAGGCATGGAACCTTTATGTATCCTGCCCTTGAACCTGTTGCCTATAACAAAATCAACATCTCTTCTCAGAGGGTTGATAAACTTCGGTATTTCAGAAAAATCATATGTATTATCCCCATCCGCTATTATTATAAGATCTCCCTTCGC includes these proteins:
- a CDS encoding glycosyltransferase family 2 protein — translated: MSGNPEISVVIPCLNEEAGIKICLEKTKRVFKKENIKGEIIVVDNGSDDKTGEIALSAGAKVVFENEEGYGSAYITGLKEAKGDLIIIADGDNTYDFSEIPKFINPLRRDVDFVIGNRFKGRIHKGSMPFFNRYFGNPVLSGLYRMVFKTKISDIHCGMRAFTRRAYEKMDLKCKGMEFAAEMVMEAINNHMSIEEVPVNYFPREGKSKLRALPDAWRHIKFIFKKSGND
- a CDS encoding glycosyltransferase, which translates into the protein MAEGISVIIAAKGYPEYIGKCLESVFNQKGLGFDVILVDDGLSFDSGSFIREKYPEVRIVSSEHKGPSCGRNIAVKKCGSEFVAFTDSDCVADENWLYELHRVFIEKPEAVSCGGTQKLPPDASDFERRIFKLYRKAVSLTDYMKKDSFRGPVEVSHNPSCNVMYRREAFLELRGFKEGMWPGEDIDLDIRMKKKGYKIFFNPESVVMHYPPGKFSVFMSKLYNYGLVQSLLMKKHRVFRKIYLVPSALLAITVVYIILLCFSGFPAFLLFNVLLALSLLVFTGFDTVMAGLAAAGFISWNSGFFAGLIKRGE